CACAAAGGACCGTCGAATCCATACAGATTCTTTGTCTATCTCTGGGTCTCGCTCGCCGCTGCCGATCGGGTCTATATTCATCGCTTTATGGCCGTGGTGAAGTCAAGTATACCATGTCACAAGCAGTGTTTTCTACCCGTTCACATGTGCAACTGTTTTCAAACGCGGCTGAGGGTGTATATCTTAAACAGCGTGACAGATATTTGACCGCCTTTTTAAGTTCTATCGCAGGCCAATTTCCCTCTTCAGAACCCGAGACGTTCGTTGACCAGGAACACAGTCATGTCGGTACGAACCGGCCTTTTAGCCATGGTAACGAAGATGTTGCATATCCGCTGTGGCGACGCACAATCGACACAAACCCCCGTTTCAGCACAGGGAGTCTTGAGCCCGATCCTCCTGGCATTCATAGGCGCTGTGAACTCCCTCACCTTCTTGTACGCCGAGTTCGCATCTTTCACCACCTTATTGATGCCGCACACGAGAATCACCTTTTTTGGACCGAACATCATTGAGGCGACCCGGTTCCCCGTGCCGTCGATGTTGAAAATCATACCGTCTTCGGTAATGGCATTTGCGCTGCTTAAGAAAACGTCGGCAGTCAGAATCTGTCTGCGCTCACCTATAAAATCCTCCATGGAGAGTTTTTGGAGGGAGGGGTTGAGGACCTTGATCTGACGTTCCTCAGCGGCTTCGAAGAAGCCGATCTGATTAAGCGTGACTGAGCCTCCCACACCCACCGTCGCACCCTCCGGGATCATATTGAAAATGGATTCCAGAAGAGTTTTCATATCAGTAACCCAGTGCGCATCAAAGTTATTTTTCTTTAACGCCGCGACCGTTCTTGCCGCTTGAAGATCATGAAACCACGGATGAAACTCGCTTTCCATCATCACACCTCCTGTTGTTCCTATGGGTCCGCTACACCATATTCATATCACGAATCATCCGCGTGAGGAAATAAACCATTAAGCGATAATGCGACCGATTCCTGCACTTCGAGAAAACGGCGCAGATCCGACAATTTGGCGGAAGGACCTACTTGACGCCTGACAAACGGAGCCTAAACCGGGCTCGGCCGTTTACCGGGGCCGTTCAGGACGACCGTAGGTGACGCCTCGAACGGGCTCTTCTTCGATGGCGTCTTTTAAAGCCTTGAGTGTATCCTCGCACAAAAGGGTTATCTTGCGCTTTTCATTCAGCGAGATCTCAAGTGAACGGACATTAGTGTTTTCTCGTGAGAGCGCCAGGATTTTATGCCTGATTTCACCAAACCGGCCATAACTTGATCGCGCTTTCGCGAGATCGGCTTCGTCGATAAGCCCCGGGGTCTCCTTTAATCCGCTCAAGGCGCTTAAGACCCGTTCGTCTTCTTTACTCATCGAGGCCTCCATCCTGTTCATCTTCTCGTTGCTTTCTTCCGAGATGTGCGGTGCGAGGAGGGTTTCAATCCGGAGTGCGCTGATCTCAGCGACCGTGGCGAGACGCATGATTTTGTTCGCCTCTGCTGCACCCCCATTTGTCGTCACCACGTGAGAAAGCGCTGTAATCATCTCGCCTACGGCCTCGTGTGCGGGACCGTAGGCCAAATCATAGGCCTTGAGGTTTGAATTCTTCACCGCAAGCGTCAAGAGGTCCTTATCGATGCGTTGGAATTCTGTAAAAGCCTGCGAGAATTGGGTGAACAGATCCGCCTCATTCTGCTTAAGATTCGTTTTGAGAAGCCGCTCCAATTCCTCGCGTTGTCGCTCTACCTCTTCGGTGGCGCGCCTGGCTTGATCGGCAAAGGTTATTGAGTCTTTGTCTGTAATAGCCATAACGGCGCTCTTCTCCGCCTCGGAGGCGGACGAAACGCCAAACCGCATGCGGCCGACCAGATCAACCAGCCTTGCTTTTTGAGCCAGTTCTTTCACCGGATTATGTTCTTTGTGGAAATGAGCGGCCACAAGAACGAAGAGAAGCATGATGATTGCCCCGGGAACCATCCAGAAAAGCTCCTTAATGCTCGGCCTGATTGTCATCTTTCCTCCGTCGTGT
This sequence is a window from Syntrophorhabdaceae bacterium. Protein-coding genes within it:
- a CDS encoding lactate utilization protein; its protein translation is MMESEFHPWFHDLQAARTVAALKKNNFDAHWVTDMKTLLESIFNMIPEGATVGVGGSVTLNQIGFFEAAEERQIKVLNPSLQKLSMEDFIGERRQILTADVFLSSANAITEDGMIFNIDGTGNRVASMMFGPKKVILVCGINKVVKDANSAYKKVREFTAPMNARRIGLKTPCAETGVCVDCASPQRICNIFVTMAKRPVRTDMTVFLVNERLGF
- a CDS encoding MCP four helix bundle domain-containing protein encodes the protein MTIRPSIKELFWMVPGAIIMLLFVLVAAHFHKEHNPVKELAQKARLVDLVGRMRFGVSSASEAEKSAVMAITDKDSITFADQARRATEEVERQREELERLLKTNLKQNEADLFTQFSQAFTEFQRIDKDLLTLAVKNSNLKAYDLAYGPAHEAVGEMITALSHVVTTNGGAAEANKIMRLATVAEISALRIETLLAPHISEESNEKMNRMEASMSKEDERVLSALSGLKETPGLIDEADLAKARSSYGRFGEIRHKILALSRENTNVRSLEISLNEKRKITLLCEDTLKALKDAIEEEPVRGVTYGRPERPR